A window of the Bacillus sp. A301a_S52 genome harbors these coding sequences:
- the murQ gene encoding N-acetylmuramic acid 6-phosphate etherase encodes MLDKLRTEKRNENSMDLDERSTYDVLKLMNSEDHYVPSAIKQQLNHISKLVEQTIERMKKGGRLIYLGAGTSGRLGVLDAAECPPTFGVDTTLVIGLIAGGEKAFIHAVEGAEDSPSLGEADLKSISLNANDTVIGIAASGRTPYVIGGLQYANSVGSLTGSLSCNINAPISTEATHPIEVNTGSEILTGSTRLKAGTAQKLVLNMISTATMIGLGKVYKNLMVDLQPTNEKLALRSQRILMEATDTDAMTASKKLEEANGSVKVAIIMILTGKSEPEAKKSLEEANGFVKYAIQ; translated from the coding sequence ATGTTAGATAAGCTTCGTACAGAAAAGAGAAATGAAAATTCAATGGATTTAGATGAAAGAAGCACTTATGACGTTTTAAAGCTCATGAACTCTGAAGATCACTATGTGCCATCTGCCATTAAGCAACAATTAAACCACATTTCAAAACTCGTTGAGCAAACGATCGAACGCATGAAAAAAGGGGGGCGTCTCATATATTTAGGTGCTGGCACGAGTGGGCGTTTAGGTGTATTAGATGCTGCCGAGTGTCCGCCAACATTCGGTGTAGACACAACCTTAGTCATTGGCTTAATAGCTGGCGGTGAAAAAGCGTTTATTCATGCAGTAGAAGGTGCTGAAGATTCTCCAAGCTTAGGTGAAGCAGATTTAAAGTCGATTTCCCTAAACGCGAATGACACCGTCATCGGTATTGCTGCTAGTGGACGTACCCCTTATGTCATTGGCGGACTTCAATATGCTAATAGCGTCGGCTCATTAACAGGAAGCCTTTCATGTAATATCAATGCTCCTATATCTACAGAAGCAACGCACCCAATTGAAGTGAACACTGGAAGTGAAATCTTAACTGGCTCAACACGATTAAAAGCAGGAACTGCACAGAAATTAGTCTTGAACATGATTTCGACTGCCACGATGATCGGACTTGGAAAAGTGTATAAAAATCTGATGGTAGATTTGCAGCCGACAAACGAAAAGCTCGCCTTGCGTTCTCAACGAATTCTTATGGAAGCAACCGATACTGATGCCATGACCGCTTCTAAAAAACTTGAAGAAGCAAATGGCTCTGTGAAAGTGGCGATCATCATGATTTTAACGGGAAAAAGTGAACCAGAGGCCAAGAAAAGTTTAGAAGAAGCGAATGGATTTGTAAAATATGCCATTCAATAA
- a CDS encoding ABC transporter substrate-binding protein, translating into MKKLCLLLVMLVGSVSLLIACGGEEDVGSHSDASENGEGNGESGKGDDVLDPVTLTWYLIGTPQQDLDVVMEEVNEYTEEKINATIDLRLLDWGEFDERLQVITTSGEEYDIAFTSSWANNYSLNARRGAFIELDNLMDEYGEEMKELIDPAFLEGAQVDGKLYAVPTNKEVGQQAVLSFNNELVEKHNLDISTVNSLEDLEPLLAVIKEEESDVTPIATFDAYLPFDSILQEEMPFAFRLEGNTDEVVNKYEEEATMETLKVMHDYYKKGYIRPDAATSTDSWPLETPNWFVRKELYQPYAEHVWSRSAGYEIVTRPLHEPYVFNNSVTGSMQAISNTSENPERAMMFLNLLNSDPYLRNLIDKGIEGVHYEENEDGTINDLPARVERFNMPSFAIGNQLILKLYEDEPADKWDAFEEFNENAIPSPVLGFYFDTNPVRTEIAAISNVTSEFSPALLKGAVDPEEYIPEFNKKLYEAGMQKVLDEIQSQYDEWRDNQ; encoded by the coding sequence ATGAAAAAACTATGTTTACTACTAGTCATGTTAGTAGGGTCTGTCAGCTTGTTGATAGCATGTGGAGGTGAAGAAGACGTAGGAAGTCATTCTGATGCGAGTGAAAATGGAGAAGGCAATGGTGAATCAGGTAAAGGAGACGACGTGTTAGATCCTGTGACACTTACATGGTACTTAATTGGCACACCACAACAAGACCTTGATGTAGTGATGGAGGAAGTTAACGAGTATACTGAAGAAAAGATTAATGCAACCATTGACCTTAGATTACTGGACTGGGGAGAATTTGATGAAAGATTGCAGGTAATTACCACTTCCGGAGAAGAGTATGATATTGCGTTTACAAGTTCATGGGCAAATAACTACTCTCTAAATGCCCGTCGAGGTGCGTTTATTGAATTAGACAATTTGATGGATGAATATGGGGAAGAGATGAAAGAACTAATTGATCCTGCATTTTTAGAAGGAGCTCAAGTTGACGGAAAACTTTATGCTGTTCCAACGAATAAAGAAGTAGGTCAGCAAGCTGTCCTTTCATTCAATAATGAATTAGTTGAAAAACACAATCTTGATATTTCAACAGTTAACTCGCTAGAAGATTTAGAGCCACTTTTAGCTGTAATTAAAGAAGAGGAATCGGATGTAACCCCGATTGCCACATTTGATGCATACCTCCCTTTTGATTCTATTCTTCAAGAGGAAATGCCATTTGCTTTCAGGTTAGAGGGAAATACAGATGAAGTAGTAAATAAATATGAAGAAGAGGCGACGATGGAAACCCTGAAAGTAATGCATGATTACTATAAAAAAGGGTACATTCGTCCAGATGCTGCAACCAGCACAGACTCGTGGCCATTAGAAACACCAAACTGGTTTGTGCGTAAAGAGCTCTATCAACCGTATGCAGAACATGTATGGTCTAGGTCAGCCGGATATGAAATTGTTACTCGTCCTCTTCATGAGCCGTACGTATTTAATAATTCAGTGACAGGTTCTATGCAAGCGATTTCAAATACATCAGAGAACCCAGAACGGGCTATGATGTTCTTAAACTTATTAAACTCTGATCCTTATTTAAGGAACTTAATTGACAAAGGGATTGAAGGTGTTCACTACGAAGAAAATGAAGATGGGACCATTAATGACTTACCTGCTCGAGTTGAAAGGTTTAACATGCCAAGCTTTGCGATCGGAAACCAGTTAATTTTAAAACTGTATGAAGACGAGCCAGCAGATAAATGGGATGCTTTTGAAGAGTTTAACGAAAATGCCATTCCATCCCCAGTATTAGGGTTTTACTTTGATACTAACCCCGTTCGTACAGAAATTGCAGCGATCAGTAACGTTACAAGTGAATTTTCACCAGCGTTGTTAAAAGGTGCTGTAGACCCAGAGGAGTACATTCCTGAATTTAATAAAAAACTTTATGAAGCAGGAATGCAAAAAGTATTAGACGAAATTCAAAGTCAATACGACGAATGGAGAGACAATCAATAA
- a CDS encoding PTS transporter subunit EIIC encodes MTKENVIVQGILDHTGGKDNTKRIAHCMTRIRLEVHDYKKVRLADLKKVEGVMGVVEDDTLQIIVGPGTVTKVAEQLCHITGLDLGEVADSDHVADDVKRTIKKKNNTPVKNFLKRIGNIFIPLIPALVASGLINGGASFAQNAGVDPETTWLQILLVIGGGIFTYLGILVGWNTAKEFGGTPALGAIAGILIINPALANITLFGEELVPGTGGLFAIILAAWFMAFVEQRIRKVVPISLDIIMTPFITVLLVGVTTIVLLQPVGGFIANGVTMGINSVLDIGGVVAGAILAGTFLPLVMVGMHHGLTPIHLEFISAQGATPLLTILAMAGAGQVGAAIAVLVKTKNHRLKNTVKGALPVGFLGIGEPLLYGVTLPLGRPFITACLGASVGGAFQALTSTASLGIGVSGLSLIPLIADNQYIMYFLGLVIAYTCGFIFTYLFGYNEEMAQNLQ; translated from the coding sequence ATGACGAAAGAAAACGTCATCGTTCAAGGGATTCTAGACCATACCGGTGGAAAAGACAATACTAAACGAATCGCCCATTGTATGACACGAATTCGCTTGGAAGTCCACGACTATAAAAAAGTCCGTTTGGCTGATTTAAAAAAAGTCGAAGGCGTAATGGGTGTTGTGGAAGACGACACGTTACAAATTATTGTTGGACCAGGAACAGTCACTAAAGTAGCTGAACAACTCTGTCATATTACTGGACTTGACCTTGGCGAAGTAGCAGATTCTGACCACGTTGCTGATGACGTAAAGAGAACCATTAAAAAAAAGAATAACACACCAGTCAAAAACTTTTTAAAAAGAATTGGGAACATTTTCATTCCGCTTATTCCTGCACTCGTTGCGTCAGGTCTAATTAACGGAGGGGCGAGTTTTGCGCAAAATGCTGGAGTTGATCCAGAAACAACGTGGCTTCAGATCTTACTCGTTATTGGCGGCGGTATTTTCACCTATTTAGGTATTTTAGTCGGATGGAATACAGCAAAAGAATTCGGTGGTACACCAGCATTAGGCGCGATTGCTGGGATACTCATTATTAATCCTGCATTAGCAAATATTACGCTTTTTGGTGAAGAGCTAGTCCCTGGGACAGGTGGGCTATTTGCAATTATATTAGCAGCATGGTTTATGGCATTTGTGGAGCAGCGTATCCGAAAAGTCGTCCCAATTTCTTTAGATATTATTATGACGCCTTTCATAACCGTTTTATTAGTCGGGGTGACAACGATTGTTCTCTTACAGCCAGTAGGCGGATTTATAGCCAACGGGGTGACAATGGGTATTAATAGTGTATTAGATATTGGCGGGGTTGTCGCTGGTGCTATCTTAGCTGGAACATTTCTTCCTCTTGTTATGGTGGGGATGCATCATGGGTTAACACCTATTCACTTAGAATTTATCAGCGCACAAGGCGCAACACCCCTTCTAACAATCTTAGCTATGGCAGGAGCCGGGCAAGTGGGGGCCGCTATTGCTGTATTAGTAAAAACAAAGAATCACCGTTTAAAAAACACCGTTAAAGGTGCCCTTCCTGTAGGTTTTTTAGGGATTGGAGAACCGCTTTTATATGGTGTCACCCTTCCGTTAGGACGCCCATTTATAACCGCTTGTTTAGGTGCTTCTGTCGGTGGCGCTTTTCAGGCATTAACATCCACCGCTTCACTCGGTATTGGCGTTTCTGGTTTATCTCTTATACCATTAATCGCTGATAACCAATATATCATGTATTTCCTTGGATTAGTTATCGCTTATACATGTGGATTTATCTTTACTTATTTATTTGGTTACAACGAGGAAATGGCTCAAAACCTTCAGTAA
- a CDS encoding DUF871 domain-containing protein, whose product MKGVSIFLGQQTEQEQKYYLERMKQSGFQSIFTSLHIPEDDPHMYIGAINILGQQAKDLGMSLIADVSPTSLSYLNVDIDSVDMLIEKGITGLRVDYGFSNEAIIKISKTMTVVLNASTLSYKKAYNLLDQGLIKDHCDVCHNYYPRPETGLDKDWLIETNKWLRSFGFKTMAFVPGDLTFRGPLHKGLPTLEKHRHVPPFAAAKELWDQCAIDHVYIGDPAISVETSELFRQYGEEGVITLRTCFFDMDDAEYAVLNQLHRQRLDPARDVIRSETSRAYAQKGKIVITARSTRGNPSTGEEMRQAGSITIDNERYGRYQGELQIVKRELAYDPAVNIIGKVIDEDLPLVQSLKPGETFSFKQVESHKET is encoded by the coding sequence TTGAAAGGCGTATCGATATTTTTAGGTCAACAAACCGAACAAGAACAAAAATATTATTTAGAACGTATGAAGCAATCAGGGTTCCAGTCTATCTTCACCTCCCTGCACATTCCCGAAGATGACCCACACATGTATATAGGCGCCATAAATATACTTGGGCAACAAGCTAAAGACTTAGGTATGAGCTTGATTGCAGATGTTTCTCCTACTTCTTTATCTTACTTAAATGTTGATATTGATAGCGTTGATATGTTGATTGAGAAAGGGATCACAGGATTAAGGGTGGATTATGGCTTTAGCAATGAGGCGATCATCAAAATCTCAAAAACAATGACAGTTGTTCTTAATGCCAGTACGCTATCTTATAAAAAGGCCTATAACTTATTGGATCAAGGTTTAATTAAAGATCATTGTGACGTATGCCATAATTATTATCCACGCCCTGAAACTGGATTGGATAAAGACTGGTTGATAGAAACGAATAAGTGGCTGCGCTCTTTTGGCTTTAAAACTATGGCATTTGTGCCTGGGGATTTAACTTTTAGAGGCCCTCTTCATAAAGGATTGCCGACACTTGAAAAACATCGGCACGTTCCACCATTTGCAGCGGCAAAGGAATTATGGGATCAGTGCGCCATCGACCATGTTTATATAGGGGACCCTGCCATATCAGTAGAAACGAGCGAGCTCTTTCGCCAGTACGGTGAAGAAGGTGTCATCACCCTTCGTACATGCTTTTTTGACATGGATGATGCTGAATACGCCGTGCTAAACCAATTGCACCGTCAACGGTTAGATCCTGCTCGTGACGTTATCCGATCAGAGACATCGCGGGCATATGCTCAAAAAGGGAAGATCGTCATTACAGCTCGTTCAACTAGGGGGAACCCCTCCACAGGGGAAGAAATGCGTCAGGCGGGATCAATTACAATCGATAACGAACGGTATGGCCGATACCAAGGTGAATTACAAATTGTCAAACGTGAGCTAGCCTATGATCCAGCAGTCAACATTATTGGCAAAGTCATTGATGAGGACCTTCCGCTAGTTCAATCCCTTAAACCTGGTGAAACATTTAGCTTTAAACAGGTTGAATCTCATAAAGAGACATAA
- a CDS encoding OFA family MFS transporter → MNRWLVVLGAVIIQINLGAVYAWSLFNQPLMDKFGWDREAIVLTFSITIATFALMTILAGKLQDKIGPRWVATTGGILLGLGLLLSSQATTVTQLYLFYGVIGGAGIGMTYVCPLSACVKWFPEKRGLISGIAVAGFGLGGLIFQPIIRYFIENFGVSSTFMYVGAIYLVFVVAGAQLLRNPPIKDMNGKGNSVALEESTHFSSKEMVKTYPFYLLWFMFLFGSMSGLMVISFAVDIGVEVVQLDVEKAVNAVMVIALFNAAGRIILGNISDRFGRVNTLMFIYGITAVTLLYMSIGYMNYPLFLGTVSVIGFCFGGFLSLFPSITADYYGTKNMGSNYGLMYQAYGVSAFAGPFIVKVFPFGQAFIVASLFCMLAMLMAKAVTVPVKIKEPTVYREEIINEK, encoded by the coding sequence ATGAATCGTTGGTTAGTAGTACTTGGAGCTGTTATTATTCAAATTAATTTAGGAGCGGTATACGCTTGGAGTTTATTTAACCAGCCATTGATGGACAAATTTGGTTGGGATAGAGAAGCCATTGTGCTTACATTTTCGATTACGATTGCGACGTTTGCATTGATGACCATTTTAGCAGGGAAACTTCAAGATAAAATTGGACCACGTTGGGTTGCAACGACCGGCGGCATTCTTTTAGGATTAGGATTACTTTTATCCAGCCAAGCAACAACAGTAACGCAATTATATTTATTTTACGGTGTGATTGGTGGAGCTGGTATTGGAATGACGTACGTTTGTCCACTGTCAGCGTGTGTGAAATGGTTTCCTGAAAAAAGAGGATTAATTAGTGGTATTGCTGTTGCCGGTTTTGGATTAGGCGGTCTTATTTTTCAACCGATCATTCGTTATTTCATCGAAAACTTTGGTGTTTCTTCGACGTTCATGTATGTTGGGGCTATCTATCTCGTCTTTGTAGTAGCAGGTGCCCAACTACTGAGAAACCCACCTATTAAAGACATGAATGGAAAAGGAAATAGTGTTGCCTTAGAGGAGTCTACCCATTTTTCATCTAAGGAAATGGTCAAAACGTATCCATTTTACTTGTTATGGTTTATGTTTTTGTTCGGAAGTATGTCTGGATTAATGGTTATTAGTTTTGCTGTCGATATTGGCGTAGAAGTCGTTCAATTGGATGTTGAAAAAGCCGTTAATGCTGTGATGGTGATCGCTTTATTTAATGCAGCAGGGCGCATTATTTTAGGGAATATTTCTGATCGTTTCGGCCGAGTAAATACATTGATGTTTATTTATGGCATAACGGCAGTGACATTGCTATATATGAGTATCGGATATATGAATTATCCGCTATTTTTAGGAACAGTTTCTGTCATTGGATTTTGTTTTGGCGGCTTTCTGTCTTTATTTCCTTCTATCACGGCTGATTATTATGGTACAAAAAACATGGGCAGTAATTATGGATTGATGTATCAGGCTTATGGTGTTTCTGCTTTTGCTGGGCCTTTTATTGTTAAAGTATTTCCATTTGGTCAAGCGTTTATTGTGGCATCTTTGTTTTGCATGTTAGCTATGCTGATGGCAAAAGCGGTTACTGTTCCTGTGAAAATAAAGGAACCGACAGTTTATAGAGAAGAAATTATTAATGAGAAGTAA
- a CDS encoding DUF2294 domain-containing protein: MTKSKGSIEAEISKVLTQWEKDYLGRGSVSVKTDILRDMIIVSLKGVLTPAEYTLCKTKEGKSMIKKTRSDLVETGVDILRDYIYSITGQKVISFHTDLSTMTGERIIVFKLASDLEETFRSTK, from the coding sequence ATGACTAAATCAAAAGGTTCTATAGAAGCAGAAATAAGTAAAGTCCTTACCCAATGGGAAAAAGATTATCTTGGAAGAGGGTCTGTCTCTGTTAAAACAGATATATTACGAGACATGATTATCGTATCGCTCAAAGGTGTTCTTACTCCTGCCGAGTATACTCTTTGTAAAACAAAAGAAGGAAAATCGATGATTAAAAAAACCCGCTCTGATTTAGTCGAAACAGGTGTCGATATTTTGAGAGACTATATTTATTCAATAACAGGTCAAAAAGTGATTAGTTTTCATACAGACCTAAGCACAATGACTGGTGAACGTATTATCGTATTTAAATTAGCTTCCGATCTTGAAGAGACGTTTAGATCAACAAAATAA
- a CDS encoding MurR/RpiR family transcriptional regulator, which translates to MSQSVILTKIEQQLSSFSAAEKKVARYVLTHPEFIPNLTTKELAQQAHASEASIVRFCRRVGVDSFRMFKLALAKELTRGKATINSASLLETSDTPHMLFQKVSSLNQSALEMSFNTLSSQEFSKAVDTLSVAKKIGFFGVGGSFTSSVDGQYKFMRLGFHSVASTDYHYMIPFITMMAPEDVLICISTSGKTREVIELAAYAKEQGTTVIAITSSNTSPLYKQADIPLLIPNIEVEQRIGSIASRTSQLNLIDSLYVSVFHQIGEHLLEPFDKSRQKTEEKRL; encoded by the coding sequence ATGTCCCAATCGGTGATCTTAACTAAAATAGAACAACAATTATCTTCTTTCTCCGCTGCAGAAAAGAAAGTCGCTCGCTATGTGCTGACACACCCTGAATTTATCCCTAACTTGACTACAAAAGAGTTAGCTCAACAAGCGCATGCCAGTGAAGCGAGTATTGTCCGCTTCTGTAGACGGGTTGGTGTCGACAGTTTTAGAATGTTTAAACTCGCCCTTGCAAAAGAACTGACACGGGGTAAAGCAACTATTAATAGTGCGTCCTTATTAGAGACAAGTGACACACCCCATATGCTGTTTCAAAAAGTGTCTTCTTTAAACCAATCCGCATTAGAGATGTCCTTTAATACGTTAAGTTCTCAAGAATTCTCGAAAGCTGTTGATACATTAAGCGTTGCTAAAAAAATCGGCTTTTTCGGTGTTGGCGGGTCCTTTACCTCTAGTGTAGATGGTCAATATAAATTCATGCGTCTCGGTTTCCATAGTGTAGCCTCTACAGATTATCATTATATGATCCCTTTCATCACAATGATGGCACCTGAAGATGTCCTTATTTGCATCAGTACCTCAGGAAAAACGAGAGAAGTGATTGAACTGGCGGCCTATGCGAAAGAACAAGGAACTACAGTCATAGCGATTACTTCCTCCAACACGTCACCACTTTATAAACAAGCTGATATACCTCTTTTAATACCAAATATAGAAGTTGAACAACGAATCGGAAGCATCGCTTCAAGAACAAGTCAGCTAAACCTTATTGACAGCTTGTATGTGTCTGTCTTCCACCAAATCGGCGAACACCTATTGGAGCCCTTTGACAAATCACGTCAGAAAACAGAAGAGAAAAGACTATAA
- the pfkA gene encoding 6-phosphofructokinase: protein MKKIGVLTSGGDSQGMNSAIRSIVRTGIAHGYEMIGIKRGFNGLMEKDFVALETKDVADILYRGGTFLQSARSKEFRREEGQIKAANNLREAGIEYLVVIGGDGSYRGAAKLNERGIKTYGLPGTIDNDIPLTDYTIGFDTTLNVVTEAIGNLRDTMSSHERVSVIEVMGRDRGDIALHAGIASGVDAILIPEIPGDIHKISEKLKDGFERGKTHSIVIVAEGVDKAEKIALLIKEQSGLDTRATVLGHIQRGGTPSAFDRVFTSRMGHKVIKLMEEGIHGVALGMEKNEITYHSFEEIFQAKNVVKANLYEIFEDLV, encoded by the coding sequence GTGAAAAAAATCGGAGTACTGACATCTGGAGGAGACTCTCAAGGTATGAATAGTGCGATTCGTTCTATCGTGAGGACGGGTATTGCCCATGGCTATGAAATGATTGGAATTAAAAGGGGATTTAACGGGCTAATGGAAAAAGATTTTGTGGCACTCGAAACAAAAGATGTTGCTGATATCCTTTATCGTGGGGGAACGTTTCTACAATCGGCTAGGTCCAAAGAATTTAGAAGAGAAGAAGGACAAATTAAAGCTGCAAACAATTTAAGAGAAGCTGGAATTGAATACCTTGTTGTTATTGGAGGGGACGGTAGCTATCGCGGGGCCGCTAAACTTAATGAACGAGGTATTAAAACATATGGATTGCCAGGAACCATTGATAATGATATTCCTTTGACCGACTACACAATTGGCTTTGATACGACATTGAACGTTGTGACGGAGGCAATTGGAAATTTAAGAGATACTATGAGTAGTCACGAACGAGTAAGTGTGATTGAGGTAATGGGAAGAGACCGGGGTGATATCGCCCTTCATGCCGGAATTGCTAGTGGGGTCGACGCGATTTTAATTCCTGAAATACCAGGAGATATTCATAAAATTTCTGAAAAACTTAAAGATGGTTTTGAAAGAGGAAAAACGCATAGCATTGTTATAGTCGCTGAAGGAGTCGATAAGGCTGAAAAAATTGCCCTTTTAATTAAAGAACAGAGCGGCCTAGATACAAGAGCGACTGTTTTAGGACACATTCAAAGAGGTGGAACGCCATCAGCTTTTGACCGTGTATTTACTAGCCGTATGGGACATAAAGTGATTAAATTAATGGAAGAAGGAATTCACGGCGTTGCTTTAGGAATGGAGAAAAACGAAATTACTTACCATTCCTTCGAAGAGATTTTTCAAGCTAAAAACGTAGTCAAAGCTAACTTATATGAAATATTTGAAGACCTCGTATAA